From Solidesulfovibrio carbinoliphilus subsp. oakridgensis, the proteins below share one genomic window:
- the pilO gene encoding type 4a pilus biogenesis protein PilO — protein MKASLADWLDNAQGRWLALAPRDRKSLTLLAIILALAGLYVAVCDPLLHAFQEIDIRREALLAKKRQAGEQAALRIQRQRKYDQLSAEYSALKRQVHLRDNGYLDLPRVLEVIETLAHLSGVSISQLTPKEKHEQGDHLETPVDIAYSGSVESVRRFLYFLETSEEVFNLTNLSMLPGPNGDTLEAKISLVKLSLPQDEKHEGLAGHGETLVLGLYPKASNIPFFVAEAKGWLKNETGEVVLKQLDYFKAAEMYLISGDMRAINTSLYSLPYFRNAGVDLRGVLVLNWGAPQLALVVSPHSKIADVRDLKGKTVYVQAAQYHHILYKLLEKNGVPLDSVHTENLTQGMLRKALTTGIVEVALLTKDEPTDQYKTLACIDVSPTDAVWIVAVGAELLQGEGASLVQLLVDGFEKGLAWWREHPDEGLALASKRMGVAPKLLRHQLTSAEFPSSQQLADFFCGSKDKEPGIVHCTKEMEAFYRAFWKRDVHIPMDSIMDWRFMKSYIPCEQH, from the coding sequence ATGAAGGCGTCCCTGGCCGACTGGCTGGACAACGCCCAGGGCAGATGGCTCGCCCTGGCCCCCCGTGATCGCAAGTCCCTGACCCTGCTCGCGATCATCCTGGCCCTGGCCGGCCTCTACGTTGCGGTTTGCGACCCCCTGCTGCACGCCTTTCAGGAAATCGACATCCGACGGGAGGCGCTCCTGGCCAAGAAACGCCAAGCCGGCGAACAGGCCGCCCTGCGCATCCAGCGCCAACGCAAGTATGACCAGCTGAGCGCCGAATACAGCGCCCTCAAACGGCAGGTGCACCTGCGGGACAATGGCTATCTCGACCTGCCGCGCGTGCTGGAGGTCATAGAGACCCTGGCCCACCTGTCCGGGGTCTCCATCTCCCAGTTGACCCCCAAGGAAAAGCACGAACAGGGGGACCACCTGGAAACCCCCGTGGATATCGCCTATTCCGGCTCGGTCGAATCGGTCAGACGCTTTCTCTATTTCCTGGAGACCAGCGAGGAGGTCTTCAACCTCACCAATCTGAGCATGCTTCCCGGCCCCAACGGCGACACCCTGGAGGCCAAGATATCCCTCGTCAAGCTGTCCCTGCCCCAGGACGAGAAACACGAAGGGCTGGCAGGCCACGGAGAAACCCTTGTCCTGGGGCTGTATCCCAAAGCGAGCAACATCCCCTTTTTCGTGGCCGAAGCAAAGGGCTGGCTCAAAAATGAAACCGGCGAGGTGGTGCTCAAGCAACTGGATTACTTCAAGGCCGCGGAGATGTACCTCATTTCCGGCGACATGCGGGCTATCAACACCTCGCTCTACAGTCTGCCTTATTTCCGCAACGCCGGCGTCGATCTGCGTGGCGTGTTGGTGCTCAACTGGGGCGCGCCGCAGTTGGCCCTGGTCGTTTCTCCCCATTCCAAGATCGCCGACGTGCGGGACCTGAAGGGCAAGACCGTGTATGTTCAAGCTGCCCAATATCACCATATATTGTACAAACTTCTGGAAAAGAACGGAGTTCCTCTCGACTCGGTCCACACGGAGAACCTGACCCAGGGTATGCTCCGCAAGGCGCTCACCACGGGGATCGTGGAAGTCGCCCTCCTGACCAAGGACGAACCCACAGACCAGTATAAGACGCTGGCCTGCATCGACGTGTCCCCGACGGATGCCGTCTGGATCGTGGCCGTGGGGGCCGAACTGCTTCAGGGCGAAGGAGCCTCCCTGGTCCAGTTGCTGGTGGACGGTTTCGAAAAGGGCCTGGCCTGGTGGCGGGAGCACCCCGACGAAGGACTGGCCCTCGCGAGCAAGCGGATGGGCGTAGCGCCCAAGCTCCTGCGGCACCAACTGACCAGTGCGGAATTCCCGTCCTCGCAGCAGTTGGCGGATTTTTTTTGCGGCAGCAAGGACAAAGAACCTGGTATCGTCCACTGCACCAAGGAAATGGAGGCCTTTTACCGGGCATTCTGGAAGCGCGACGTCCACATTCCCATGGACAGCATTATGGACTGGCGTTTTATGAAATCCTACATCCCCTGTGAACAGCACTGA